A DNA window from Portunus trituberculatus isolate SZX2019 chromosome 47, ASM1759143v1, whole genome shotgun sequence contains the following coding sequences:
- the LOC123520683 gene encoding zinc finger protein 148-like isoform X2, which produces MWKSCSRSCKLCGTRTSPGDHPVLMFPDAPPTAMEQLLNFMYLGQTDLTSAELDQLLDLAEDLRIIGLMDSSNNSHDQCQTSVNQEVKKEKAVGVKNKRAANVKRRSAAAAGKKTPKKVTKIKNQTSSVKQKVTKDHAAADNDQGRARANRAKGASTGGKRPKKTTVEKILQDKEKNTSVKSIIAKESGKNKDEQILHVCQICQQEFKTADLHKAHMKLHYEKCLLSCPECPFKALSSAVMNQHINKHSMGKPYICPHCQMRHPLIELHIAHQKRNHPKMEVVVNKSPLVKLEKNVDTGREPRDIYSVKHTNQSSWSRAYLASLLGPVQQTCSKKQTVSQPFNILNDDSSVFNHAEVLNEKQDSVIKTEMPQQAESVSENEMPPKVEPVSRNEMPPQAEPVSRNQMPLHAEPVSRNEMPLQAEPMSRNQMPLQAEPVSRNEMLLQEQPAAKTELSLETESATKTVVSFEAESASKTEMSSEAWPLSQTEVSQKTETVAKMKMQLEAEHVVKNEMLQQVEPLAKTEMLPQQSKTASSKLSTLQSTDSFTLSTSPSVSTSTTKRGRKRKLSALGGKVSSNHSDTNARRKSPRLQREKS; this is translated from the exons ATGTGGAAGTCTTGCTCCAGGTCATGCAAACTCTGCGGCACAAG GACCAGCCCTGGCGACCACCCTGTTTTAATGTTCCCCGATGCACCACCTACAGCAATGGAACAACTGCTGAACTTTATGTACTTAGGACAAACTGATCTGACTTCAGCAGAGCTTGATCAGCTCCTTGACCTTGCTGAAGATCTGAGAATCATAGGATTGATGGACAGTAGCAACAACTCACATGATCAG TGCCAGACTTCTGTAAATCAGGAAgtcaagaaagagaaagcagtTGGTGTTAAGAATAAAAGAGCAGCTAATGTTAAAAGGAGAAGTGCAGCAGCTGCTGGCAAAAAAACACCTAAGAAAGTTACAAAGATAAAG AACCAGACTTCTTCAGTAAAACAAAAAGTCACAAAAGATCATGCAGCTGCCGACAATGATCAAGGTAGAGCTCGTGCTAATAGAGCAAAAGGTGCTTCTACTGGTGGAAAAAGACCAAAGAAGACCACAGTGGAAAAg ATTTtgcaagacaaagagaaaaatacttcAGTGAAATCCATCATTGCCAAGGAATCTGGGAAAAATAAGGACGAACAAATCCTACATGTGTGCCAAATTTGTCAACAAGAATTTAAAACTGCAGATCTTCACAAAGCACACATGAAGCTTCATTATGAAAAATGTTTACTATCTTGTCCAGAATGTCCATTCAAAGCACTTAGTTCAGCAGTAATGAATCAACATATAAACAAGCATTCAATGGGAAAGCCCTACATTTGTCCTCATTGTCAGATGCGGCATCCACTCATAGAGCTTCATATTGCACATCAGAAAAGAAATCATCCCAAAATGGAAGTTGTTGTGAACAAGTCACCACTTGTAAAGCTGGAGAAGAATGTGGATACAGGACGTGAACCTAGGGATATCTACTCTGTAAAACATACAAATCAGTCATCATGGTCTCGTGCCTATCTAGCATCACTTCTTGGACCTGTCCAGCAAACATGctcaaagaaacaaacagtCTCTCAACCTTTTAATATACTAAATGATGACAGTTCTGTGTTTAATCATGCTGAAGTCCTCAATGAGAAACAAGATTCTGTGATAAAAACTGAAATGCCACAACAAGCAGAGTCTGTGTCAGAGAATGAAATGCCACCAAAGGTAGAGCCTGTGTCAAGGAATGAAATGCCACCACAGGCAGAGCCTGTGTCAAGGAATCAAATGCCACTGCATGCAGAGCCTGTGTCAAGGAATGAAATGCCACTGCAGGCAGAGCCTATGTCAAGGAATCAAATGCCACTGCAGGCAGAGCCTGTGTCAAGGAATGAAATGCTACTACAGGAACAGCCTGCAGCAAAGACTGAATTATCATTAGAGACAGAGTCTGCCACAAAGACTGTAGTGTCATTTGAGGCAGAGTCTGCCTCAAAGACTGAAATGTCATCAGAGGCATGGCCTTTGTCACAGACTGAAGTGTCACAAAAAACAGAGACTGTGGCAAAGATGAAAATGCAGCTAGAAGCAGAACATGTAGTAAAGAATGAAATGCTACAGCAGGTGGAGCCTTTGGCAAAAACTGAAATGTTACCTCAACAATCAAAAACAGCAAGCTCAAAGTTGTCAACTTTGCAATCTACagattcttttactctttctacAAGTCCTTCAGTGTCAACTAGCACCACAAAACGTGGCAGAAAGCGCAAGCTCTCAGCTTTAGGTGGAAAAGTGAGTTCAAATCATTCAGACACCAATGCACGCAGAAAGAGTCCAAGACTTCAAAGAGAAAAGTcatga
- the LOC123520683 gene encoding myoneurin-like isoform X1 — translation MVDEGIQSKEDEFLDLQLMWTSHVEVLLQVMQTLRHKEVFADATLVCGNKRFEVHQFVLSTCSLYLETLFRTSPGDHPVLMFPDAPPTAMEQLLNFMYLGQTDLTSAELDQLLDLAEDLRIIGLMDSSNNSHDQCQTSVNQEVKKEKAVGVKNKRAANVKRRSAAAAGKKTPKKVTKIKNQTSSVKQKVTKDHAAADNDQGRARANRAKGASTGGKRPKKTTVEKILQDKEKNTSVKSIIAKESGKNKDEQILHVCQICQQEFKTADLHKAHMKLHYEKCLLSCPECPFKALSSAVMNQHINKHSMGKPYICPHCQMRHPLIELHIAHQKRNHPKMEVVVNKSPLVKLEKNVDTGREPRDIYSVKHTNQSSWSRAYLASLLGPVQQTCSKKQTVSQPFNILNDDSSVFNHAEVLNEKQDSVIKTEMPQQAESVSENEMPPKVEPVSRNEMPPQAEPVSRNQMPLHAEPVSRNEMPLQAEPMSRNQMPLQAEPVSRNEMLLQEQPAAKTELSLETESATKTVVSFEAESASKTEMSSEAWPLSQTEVSQKTETVAKMKMQLEAEHVVKNEMLQQVEPLAKTEMLPQQSKTASSKLSTLQSTDSFTLSTSPSVSTSTTKRGRKRKLSALGGKVSSNHSDTNARRKSPRLQREKS, via the exons gtatacAAAGTAAAGAGGATGAGTTTCTTGACCTTCAGTTGATGTGGACAAGTCATGTGGAAGTCTTGCTCCAGGTCATGCAAACTCTGCGGCACAAG GAAGTTTTTGCAGATGCCACACTAGTATGTGGCAACAAACGCTTTGAAGTGCACCAGTTTGTCCTGAGCACCTGTAGCTTATACTTAGAAACACTCTTCAGGACCAGCCCTGGCGACCACCCTGTTTTAATGTTCCCCGATGCACCACCTACAGCAATGGAACAACTGCTGAACTTTATGTACTTAGGACAAACTGATCTGACTTCAGCAGAGCTTGATCAGCTCCTTGACCTTGCTGAAGATCTGAGAATCATAGGATTGATGGACAGTAGCAACAACTCACATGATCAG TGCCAGACTTCTGTAAATCAGGAAgtcaagaaagagaaagcagtTGGTGTTAAGAATAAAAGAGCAGCTAATGTTAAAAGGAGAAGTGCAGCAGCTGCTGGCAAAAAAACACCTAAGAAAGTTACAAAGATAAAG AACCAGACTTCTTCAGTAAAACAAAAAGTCACAAAAGATCATGCAGCTGCCGACAATGATCAAGGTAGAGCTCGTGCTAATAGAGCAAAAGGTGCTTCTACTGGTGGAAAAAGACCAAAGAAGACCACAGTGGAAAAg ATTTtgcaagacaaagagaaaaatacttcAGTGAAATCCATCATTGCCAAGGAATCTGGGAAAAATAAGGACGAACAAATCCTACATGTGTGCCAAATTTGTCAACAAGAATTTAAAACTGCAGATCTTCACAAAGCACACATGAAGCTTCATTATGAAAAATGTTTACTATCTTGTCCAGAATGTCCATTCAAAGCACTTAGTTCAGCAGTAATGAATCAACATATAAACAAGCATTCAATGGGAAAGCCCTACATTTGTCCTCATTGTCAGATGCGGCATCCACTCATAGAGCTTCATATTGCACATCAGAAAAGAAATCATCCCAAAATGGAAGTTGTTGTGAACAAGTCACCACTTGTAAAGCTGGAGAAGAATGTGGATACAGGACGTGAACCTAGGGATATCTACTCTGTAAAACATACAAATCAGTCATCATGGTCTCGTGCCTATCTAGCATCACTTCTTGGACCTGTCCAGCAAACATGctcaaagaaacaaacagtCTCTCAACCTTTTAATATACTAAATGATGACAGTTCTGTGTTTAATCATGCTGAAGTCCTCAATGAGAAACAAGATTCTGTGATAAAAACTGAAATGCCACAACAAGCAGAGTCTGTGTCAGAGAATGAAATGCCACCAAAGGTAGAGCCTGTGTCAAGGAATGAAATGCCACCACAGGCAGAGCCTGTGTCAAGGAATCAAATGCCACTGCATGCAGAGCCTGTGTCAAGGAATGAAATGCCACTGCAGGCAGAGCCTATGTCAAGGAATCAAATGCCACTGCAGGCAGAGCCTGTGTCAAGGAATGAAATGCTACTACAGGAACAGCCTGCAGCAAAGACTGAATTATCATTAGAGACAGAGTCTGCCACAAAGACTGTAGTGTCATTTGAGGCAGAGTCTGCCTCAAAGACTGAAATGTCATCAGAGGCATGGCCTTTGTCACAGACTGAAGTGTCACAAAAAACAGAGACTGTGGCAAAGATGAAAATGCAGCTAGAAGCAGAACATGTAGTAAAGAATGAAATGCTACAGCAGGTGGAGCCTTTGGCAAAAACTGAAATGTTACCTCAACAATCAAAAACAGCAAGCTCAAAGTTGTCAACTTTGCAATCTACagattcttttactctttctacAAGTCCTTCAGTGTCAACTAGCACCACAAAACGTGGCAGAAAGCGCAAGCTCTCAGCTTTAGGTGGAAAAGTGAGTTCAAATCATTCAGACACCAATGCACGCAGAAAGAGTCCAAGACTTCAAAGAGAAAAGTcatga